From a single Mycolicibacterium moriokaense genomic region:
- a CDS encoding alpha/beta fold hydrolase, whose protein sequence is MSEPLHLHRYGPDGPIQILAIHGLTGHGQRWQTLATRHLTEFVVAAPDLLGHGRSSWAAPWTIDANVAALATLLDRPTVVVGHSFGGAIALTLAASHPELVSALVLLDPAVGLDGGWMRDIADDMMASPDYTDRAEARAEKANGSWADVDADELDRELDEHLIDQANGRCGWRISIPATMSYWSELARPITLPPPTIPTTLVRAERTDPPYVTDELVTALAASPGFELIEFDCDHMVAQALPAETATVIRKALG, encoded by the coding sequence GTGAGCGAACCACTGCACCTTCACCGCTACGGTCCGGACGGCCCGATCCAGATTCTGGCCATCCACGGCTTGACGGGACACGGACAGCGCTGGCAGACCCTCGCGACGCGGCATCTGACCGAATTCGTCGTCGCCGCACCGGACCTGCTCGGGCACGGACGTTCGTCGTGGGCGGCGCCGTGGACGATCGACGCCAACGTGGCGGCGCTGGCCACCCTGCTCGACAGGCCGACGGTGGTTGTCGGGCATTCCTTCGGCGGCGCGATCGCCCTGACGCTCGCCGCGTCCCATCCCGAGCTCGTCTCCGCGCTGGTATTACTCGACCCGGCGGTGGGTCTGGACGGCGGATGGATGCGCGACATCGCCGACGACATGATGGCCTCACCGGACTACACCGACCGGGCCGAGGCGCGGGCGGAGAAGGCGAACGGTTCGTGGGCCGACGTCGACGCCGACGAACTGGACCGCGAACTCGACGAGCACCTCATCGATCAGGCCAACGGCCGATGCGGCTGGCGGATCAGTATCCCGGCGACGATGTCGTACTGGAGCGAGTTGGCCCGCCCGATCACGTTGCCGCCCCCCACAATCCCCACGACGCTGGTGCGGGCCGAAAGGACCGACCCGCCGTACGTCACCGACGAACTGGTCACCGCGCTGGCCGCCTCCCCCGGCTTCGAGCTCATCGAGTTCGACTGCGACCACATGGTCGCCCAGGCATTGCCCGCCGAAACGGCGACGGTGATACGCAAGGCCCTGGGATAG
- a CDS encoding RodZ family helix-turn-helix domain-containing protein codes for MNRPYTAHSPYSLTPTEVISTQTVDEYGELEYDGLLEYPEDEYADYAEYDEESIDRRWMWIAGIAGVILFIAIGTTGIILGGGDSGSVTATGTSSAPTATSAPLTTSAPAASTPPPVVPSLPAETVTTVSPSAQPTVAPQPEIAAPPPPPPAAAAPRTVTYRVTGTKPLIDFVTVIYTDSQGALQTEVNVALPWAKTVVLDPGVELKSVTATSVGGQLNCGIYDAAGQLIAYQSNNTMIATCTQ; via the coding sequence ATGAACAGGCCTTATACCGCGCATTCCCCGTATTCGCTGACCCCCACCGAGGTCATTTCCACCCAGACCGTCGACGAGTACGGCGAACTCGAATACGACGGCCTGCTGGAGTATCCGGAGGACGAGTACGCCGACTACGCGGAGTACGACGAGGAGAGCATCGACCGCCGGTGGATGTGGATCGCGGGGATCGCCGGTGTGATCTTGTTCATCGCGATCGGCACGACGGGCATCATCCTCGGCGGCGGCGACAGCGGTTCGGTGACGGCCACCGGAACCTCATCGGCTCCCACTGCCACCTCGGCCCCCCTGACGACGTCGGCCCCGGCGGCCTCGACGCCCCCGCCGGTGGTTCCCTCACTGCCCGCCGAGACCGTCACGACGGTGAGCCCGTCCGCACAGCCGACCGTGGCGCCACAGCCCGAGATCGCCGCCCCGCCGCCGCCCCCACCTGCGGCTGCCGCACCGCGCACCGTCACCTATCGGGTGACCGGCACCAAACCGCTGATCGACTTCGTCACCGTCATCTACACCGACTCGCAGGGCGCGCTGCAGACCGAGGTCAACGTCGCGCTGCCGTGGGCGAAGACGGTGGTGCTGGATCCGGGTGTCGAGCTCAAGTCCGTCACGGCGACCAGCGTGGGCGGTCAGCTCAACTGCGGCATCTACGACGCGGCTGGCCAGCTGATCGCCTATCAGAGCAACAACACGATGATCGCGACCTGTACGCAGTAG
- a CDS encoding DEAD/DEAH box helicase, which yields MTHLNRTFAELGVRDEIVRALKEDGKEHPFAIQELTMPLALAGDDLIGQARTGMGKTLAFGVPLLQRITTDPTRELTGIPRALVVVPTRELCLQVSSDLASAAKYLRAGDRKLTVTSIYGGRPYEPQIEALQKGVDVVVGTPGRLLDLAQQGHLQLGGLSMLVLDEADEMLDLGFLPDIERILRQIPDERQAMLFSATMPDPIITLARTFMNQPTHIRAEAPHSAATHDTTEQFAYRAHALDKVEMVARILQAEGRGATMIFTRTKRTAQKVSDELAERGFKVGAVHGDLGQGAREKSLKAFRSGEIDVLVATDVAARGIDIDDITHVINYQIPEDEQSYVHRIGRTGRAGKTGIAVTLVDWDELPRWAMIDKALGLNTPDPAETYSSSPHLYEELNIPADATGTVGDPRKAHAARPPAEKKSADRPARNRTRTRRRTRGGEPVTGHTTTAPTEQASSEAAEGTDGAPRRRRRRRPRKAAATTG from the coding sequence ATGACGCATCTCAATCGAACATTTGCTGAACTCGGAGTCCGCGACGAAATCGTGCGCGCACTCAAGGAGGACGGCAAGGAACATCCTTTTGCCATCCAAGAACTGACCATGCCGCTCGCGCTTGCGGGTGACGACCTGATCGGTCAGGCCCGTACAGGTATGGGCAAGACGCTGGCGTTCGGCGTGCCGCTGCTGCAGCGGATCACCACCGACCCGACCAGGGAGCTGACGGGTATCCCGCGCGCGCTCGTCGTCGTGCCCACCCGCGAGCTGTGCCTGCAGGTGTCGAGCGACCTGGCGTCCGCGGCCAAGTACCTGCGGGCCGGCGACCGGAAGCTCACGGTCACGTCCATCTACGGCGGCCGGCCGTACGAGCCGCAGATCGAGGCCCTGCAGAAGGGCGTCGACGTCGTCGTCGGTACCCCGGGCCGGTTGCTCGACCTCGCTCAGCAGGGGCACCTGCAGCTGGGCGGGCTGTCGATGCTGGTGCTCGACGAGGCCGACGAGATGCTCGACCTGGGCTTCCTGCCCGATATCGAGCGGATCCTGCGCCAGATCCCCGATGAACGGCAGGCGATGCTGTTTTCGGCGACCATGCCGGACCCGATCATCACGCTGGCGCGCACGTTCATGAACCAGCCGACCCACATCCGGGCCGAGGCCCCGCATTCGGCGGCCACCCATGACACCACCGAGCAGTTCGCCTACCGCGCCCACGCGCTGGACAAGGTCGAGATGGTCGCCCGAATTCTGCAGGCCGAGGGTCGCGGCGCGACGATGATCTTCACCAGGACCAAGCGCACCGCCCAGAAGGTGTCCGACGAACTGGCCGAGCGCGGCTTCAAGGTCGGCGCGGTGCACGGCGACCTCGGTCAGGGCGCCCGCGAGAAGTCGCTCAAGGCGTTCCGCTCCGGCGAGATCGACGTGTTGGTGGCGACGGACGTGGCGGCTCGCGGTATCGACATCGACGACATCACCCACGTGATCAACTACCAGATCCCCGAGGACGAGCAGTCCTACGTGCACCGCATCGGCCGCACCGGCCGCGCCGGCAAGACCGGTATCGCGGTCACGCTGGTCGACTGGGATGAACTGCCCCGCTGGGCGATGATCGACAAGGCTCTTGGCCTCAACACCCCCGACCCGGCGGAGACGTACTCCAGCTCGCCGCATCTCTACGAAGAGCTGAACATCCCCGCCGACGCGACGGGAACCGTGGGCGACCCGCGCAAGGCGCACGCCGCGCGGCCGCCGGCCGAGAAGAAGTCCGCCGACCGTCCCGCCCGCAACCGCACCCGCACGCGGCGGCGGACCCGCGGCGGCGAGCCGGTCACCGGACACACCACAACCGCGCCGACCGAGCAAGCCTCGTCGGAGGCCGCGGAAGGCACCGACGGCGCGCCGCGGCGCCGGCGTCGCCGCCGTCCGCGCAAGGCTGCGGCCACCACGGGCTAA
- a CDS encoding Rv3212 family protein, with amino-acid sequence MVKPERRTRADVVAAIVIAAVIAVTAGLVWWTSDARATISRPAASPVPPLANAKTVPSTLRELWTAPSPKTTAPLVVAASVVTGDGSTVQGRDPVSGTPMWSYARTDLDLCGVSWVYQYAVAVYPDTRGCGQVSTIDAKTGKRGPARTAYADPEVKLSSDGTVVLSFGDSRLELWRSDMVRMLSYGALDARIKPDVPVLPLCRLLSAAASSTSVAVFESCPDQPDVRLTLLRPSDEEDTPEMKYVPQPGVSADSNAQVIAVADTTAAVYVPTPKPVVNIVDETGTTIASTPLTKPASENATMSRAGDLITWWTGDSVMVFSANDLRYKYTISPSGPNVPLGPATAMAGRLLVPVTGGYDIFDPQDGEGDRHIPVQRPASDTPIVPAVAGSTVLEQRGDDVVALG; translated from the coding sequence ATGGTCAAACCCGAACGCCGCACTCGCGCCGACGTGGTGGCGGCGATCGTGATCGCCGCCGTCATCGCCGTCACCGCCGGTCTCGTCTGGTGGACGAGTGATGCCAGGGCGACGATCAGCCGCCCCGCGGCGAGCCCGGTGCCGCCGCTGGCCAACGCCAAGACGGTGCCATCGACGCTGCGCGAGCTGTGGACCGCGCCCAGTCCCAAGACGACGGCGCCGCTGGTGGTCGCTGCAAGCGTGGTCACCGGTGACGGCTCCACGGTCCAGGGCCGCGATCCGGTCTCCGGAACTCCGATGTGGTCCTACGCGCGCACCGACCTGGATCTGTGCGGCGTCAGCTGGGTGTACCAGTACGCCGTCGCGGTCTACCCCGACACCCGCGGCTGCGGCCAGGTCAGCACCATCGACGCCAAGACGGGTAAGCGCGGTCCCGCCCGCACCGCCTACGCGGACCCCGAGGTGAAACTGTCGTCGGACGGCACCGTGGTGCTGTCCTTCGGCGACAGCCGTCTCGAGCTATGGCGCTCCGACATGGTCAGAATGCTCAGTTACGGCGCGCTGGACGCCAGGATCAAGCCCGACGTCCCGGTGTTGCCGCTCTGCCGGCTGTTGTCGGCGGCCGCCAGTTCGACCTCCGTCGCCGTCTTCGAGTCCTGTCCGGATCAGCCGGACGTGCGGCTGACCCTGCTGCGGCCGTCGGACGAGGAGGACACCCCCGAAATGAAGTACGTCCCCCAGCCCGGCGTGAGCGCCGACTCCAACGCCCAGGTGATCGCGGTCGCCGATACGACGGCGGCGGTCTACGTGCCGACGCCCAAACCGGTCGTGAACATCGTCGACGAAACCGGCACGACGATCGCGAGCACGCCGCTCACCAAGCCGGCGTCGGAGAACGCGACGATGTCGCGCGCAGGAGACCTGATCACCTGGTGGACCGGCGACAGCGTAATGGTGTTCTCCGCCAACGACCTTCGCTACAAGTACACGATCTCGCCGTCCGGTCCCAACGTTCCGCTGGGACCGGCGACGGCGATGGCGGGGCGGCTGCTGGTACCGGTCACCGGCGGCTACGACATATTCGACCCGCAGGACGGCGAGGGTGACCGCCATATCCCGGTGCAGAGGCCGGCGAGCGACACCCCGATCGTCCCTGCCGTCGCGGGCTCGACAGTGCTCGAACAGCGGGGCGACGACGTGGTCGCGCTCGGCTAA
- a CDS encoding ParA family protein: protein MTRVLAVANQKGGVAKTTTVASLGAAMAEKGRRVLLVDLDPQGCLTFSLGQDPDKLPVSIHEVLLGEVETDAALVDTTEGMTLLPANIDLAGAEAMLLMRAGREYALKRALDKVADRFDVVIVDCPPSLGVLTLNGLTAADDVIVPLQCETLAHRGVGQFLRTINDVQQITNSDLKLLGALPTLYDSRTTHSRDVLLDVADRYDLPVLAPPIPRTVRFAEATASGASVLASRKNKGASAYRELASALLKHWKNGKPLATYTPEV from the coding sequence GTGACGCGGGTACTTGCGGTCGCCAATCAAAAGGGTGGGGTCGCCAAAACGACGACGGTGGCGTCGTTGGGCGCGGCGATGGCGGAGAAGGGCCGGCGGGTGCTGCTGGTCGACCTCGATCCGCAGGGTTGTTTGACGTTCTCGTTGGGTCAGGACCCCGACAAGCTGCCGGTGTCGATCCATGAGGTGCTCCTCGGCGAGGTCGAGACCGACGCGGCGCTGGTCGACACGACCGAGGGGATGACGCTGCTGCCCGCCAACATCGACCTGGCCGGGGCCGAGGCGATGTTGTTGATGCGGGCCGGCCGCGAATACGCCCTCAAGCGTGCGCTGGACAAGGTCGCCGATCGGTTCGACGTTGTGATCGTCGACTGTCCGCCGTCGCTGGGCGTGCTTACGCTCAACGGGCTGACGGCGGCCGACGACGTGATCGTGCCGCTGCAGTGCGAGACGCTGGCCCATCGCGGCGTCGGCCAGTTCCTGCGCACCATCAACGACGTCCAGCAGATCACCAACAGTGACCTGAAGTTGCTGGGCGCGCTGCCGACGCTGTACGACTCGCGCACCACGCACAGCCGTGACGTGCTCCTCGACGTCGCCGACCGATACGACCTGCCGGTGCTCGCACCGCCCATTCCCCGCACCGTGCGCTTCGCCGAGGCGACCGCATCAGGGGCGTCGGTGCTCGCGAGCCGAAAGAACAAGGGCGCGAGCGCCTATCGCGAGTTGGCGAGCGCGCTGCTCAAGCACTGGAAGAACGGCAAACCCCTCGCGACGTATACGCCCGAGGTGTAG
- a CDS encoding DUF3152 domain-containing protein: protein MTYDSERRGGGVPVLRDEWREPLRAMRDPLAGDSGRPRSNRDEHRNVRKQTKLGRFVHTYGWRAYALPLLAVWTVVALYLTFAGSTETPTEEPEGPVQGPPTIGVASTAIIGAPPKGLTQFDANLPTGILPDGGPFTEAGAKTWHIVPGASSQVGEGTAKVFTYTVEVEDGIDTTTFGGDEGFARMVSETLANPKSWTHNPQFAFTRVDGTAQIQPDFRISLSSPMTVREGCGYDIPLEASCYNPAYLDGEPRVFINEARWVRGAVPFQGDIGSYRQYLINHEVGHAIGYQRHESCAANGELAPIMMQQTFSTNNNDAARFDPGTINPDGKTCRFNPWPYPIA, encoded by the coding sequence GTGACCTACGACTCGGAGCGTCGCGGGGGAGGCGTGCCTGTGCTTCGCGACGAGTGGCGTGAGCCGTTGCGCGCGATGCGCGACCCCTTGGCGGGCGACTCCGGTCGGCCCAGGTCCAACCGCGACGAGCACCGCAACGTCCGCAAGCAGACCAAACTGGGCCGTTTCGTACACACCTACGGTTGGCGGGCCTACGCGCTGCCCCTGTTGGCCGTGTGGACGGTCGTGGCGCTCTATCTGACGTTTGCCGGGTCCACCGAGACCCCGACCGAAGAGCCCGAGGGGCCGGTGCAGGGCCCGCCCACGATCGGCGTGGCCAGCACCGCGATCATCGGCGCGCCGCCGAAAGGGTTGACGCAGTTCGACGCGAATCTGCCGACCGGGATCCTGCCCGACGGCGGTCCGTTCACCGAGGCGGGCGCCAAGACGTGGCATATCGTGCCCGGCGCCTCGTCACAGGTGGGCGAGGGTACGGCGAAGGTGTTCACCTACACGGTCGAGGTCGAGGACGGCATCGACACCACGACGTTCGGTGGTGACGAGGGCTTCGCCCGGATGGTCAGCGAAACGCTGGCGAATCCGAAGAGCTGGACCCACAATCCGCAGTTCGCGTTCACGCGCGTCGACGGGACCGCGCAAATCCAACCCGATTTCCGGATTTCGCTGAGCTCGCCGATGACGGTGCGGGAGGGATGCGGCTACGACATCCCGCTCGAGGCGTCCTGCTACAACCCGGCCTACCTCGACGGGGAGCCGCGCGTCTTCATCAACGAGGCGCGCTGGGTCCGCGGCGCCGTCCCGTTCCAGGGCGACATCGGCTCGTACCGGCAGTACCTGATCAACCACGAGGTGGGCCACGCGATCGGCTACCAGCGGCACGAGTCCTGCGCGGCCAACGGCGAGTTGGCGCCGATCATGATGCAGCAGACGTTCTCCACGAACAACAACGATGCGGCCCGATTCGACCCGGGCACCATCAACCCCGACGGCAAGACGTGCCGATTCAACCCTTGGCCGTACCCGATCGCCTGA
- a CDS encoding DUF3107 domain-containing protein has translation MEVKIGVTDSARELVFNSAQTPTEVEKLITDALDKNSGVLALTDEKGRRFLVQTSKITYVEIGAADVRRVGFGVVGSEAVKNG, from the coding sequence GTGGAGGTCAAGATCGGTGTCACGGACAGCGCGCGCGAGCTGGTGTTCAACAGCGCGCAGACACCAACCGAGGTGGAGAAGCTGATCACCGATGCGCTGGACAAGAATTCGGGCGTGCTGGCCCTCACCGACGAGAAGGGCAGGCGGTTCCTGGTCCAGACGTCGAAGATCACCTACGTCGAGATCGGTGCCGCGGACGTCCGCCGCGTCGGCTTCGGCGTGGTCGGATCCGAGGCCGTCAAGAACGGGTAA
- a CDS encoding acid phosphatase has protein sequence MTVEQHRLLLLRHGETEWSLSGRHTGRTELDLTDAGREQATLAADALDVLRLDNPFIVSSPRKRALVTAELAGLTVDEVSPLLAEWDYGDYEGLTTKEIQQAEPDWLVWTHGCPGGESIQQVSDRADRAIEYALPYLKERDVLFVGHGHFSRAVVTRWVELPISEGIRFAMVAASIAVCGHEHGVRQISALGLTGHRHPCLPA, from the coding sequence GTGACTGTCGAGCAGCACCGACTGCTATTGCTTCGCCACGGCGAGACGGAGTGGTCACTTTCGGGTCGGCACACCGGCCGCACCGAACTCGACCTCACCGACGCCGGCCGGGAGCAGGCCACGCTGGCCGCCGACGCACTGGACGTGCTGAGACTCGACAACCCGTTCATCGTGTCCAGTCCGCGAAAGCGTGCGCTCGTCACCGCCGAACTCGCCGGCCTGACGGTCGACGAAGTGTCTCCCCTTCTCGCCGAATGGGATTACGGCGACTACGAAGGACTCACGACGAAGGAAATCCAGCAGGCGGAGCCCGACTGGCTGGTGTGGACGCACGGATGCCCGGGCGGCGAATCCATCCAGCAGGTCAGCGACCGGGCCGACCGCGCCATCGAGTACGCGTTGCCGTACCTCAAGGAGCGCGACGTCCTCTTCGTCGGCCACGGCCACTTCTCCCGTGCGGTGGTGACGCGCTGGGTGGAGCTGCCGATCTCTGAAGGCATCAGGTTCGCGATGGTGGCCGCGTCTATCGCGGTGTGCGGACACGAACACGGCGTGCGCCAGATCAGCGCACTGGGACTCACGGGCCATCGCCACCCGTGTCTACCGGCATGA
- a CDS encoding TetR/AcrR family transcriptional regulator — translation MSELANSATTRRSAQPGAREALGRRGNRLPRDERRGQLLVAASEVFVDRGYHAAGMDEIAERAGVSKPVLYQHFSSKLELYLAVLQRHVENLVSGVRQALRTTTDNRQRLRAAVHAFFDFIEHDSQGYRLIFENDYVTEPQVAAQVKVATESCTDAVFDLISRDSGLEAHRARMIAVGLVAISVDSARYWLNNDRPISKDDAVEGTVQFAWGGLSHVPLTRS, via the coding sequence ATGAGCGAACTCGCCAACTCCGCCACGACTAGGCGGAGCGCGCAGCCGGGCGCCCGAGAAGCGCTGGGCCGACGTGGCAACCGGCTGCCTCGCGACGAGCGGCGTGGGCAGTTACTCGTCGCTGCCAGCGAGGTTTTCGTCGACCGCGGCTATCACGCGGCGGGTATGGACGAGATCGCAGAGCGGGCAGGCGTGAGCAAACCCGTTCTCTACCAACACTTCTCGTCGAAGCTGGAACTGTATCTGGCGGTGTTGCAACGACACGTCGAGAACCTGGTGTCCGGTGTGCGCCAAGCGCTTCGCACCACCACCGACAACCGGCAGCGGTTGCGCGCGGCAGTTCACGCGTTCTTCGACTTCATCGAGCACGACAGCCAGGGCTACCGGCTCATCTTCGAGAACGACTACGTGACCGAACCGCAGGTCGCCGCGCAGGTCAAGGTGGCCACCGAATCGTGCACCGACGCGGTATTCGACCTGATCAGCCGCGATTCCGGGCTGGAGGCGCACCGCGCCAGGATGATCGCCGTCGGCCTGGTGGCCATCAGCGTCGACTCGGCGCGGTACTGGCTGAACAACGACCGCCCGATCAGCAAGGACGACGCGGTCGAAGGCACTGTGCAGTTTGCCTGGGGCGGCCTGTCACACGTGCCGCTTACCCGTTCTTGA
- a CDS encoding TIGR02569 family protein — MSVERPPDHVLAGFGLTGVTPTPLGSSWEGGWRCGEVVLSMVADHARAAWSAKVRETLFVDGVRLARPVRSTDGRYVVAGWRADTFVAGTPEPRHDEVVSAAVRLHEATAKLERPRFLTQPPVAPWSDVDVFIAADRAAWEERPLHSLPPGARVSPGSADGQRSVELIGQLAGLRKPTKSPSQLVHGDLYGTVLFEGTAAPGITDITPYWRPASWAAGVAVVDALSWGDADDGLIERWSPLPEWPQMLLRALMFRLAVHALHPRSTAAAFPGLARTAALVRLVV; from the coding sequence ATGAGTGTCGAGCGGCCCCCTGATCATGTGCTGGCGGGGTTCGGATTGACCGGTGTCACGCCGACGCCTCTCGGGTCGAGCTGGGAGGGTGGCTGGCGCTGCGGCGAGGTCGTGTTGTCGATGGTCGCCGATCACGCGCGTGCGGCGTGGTCGGCGAAGGTGCGCGAGACGCTGTTCGTCGACGGGGTGCGGCTGGCCCGGCCGGTGCGGTCGACCGACGGCCGCTACGTCGTCGCGGGCTGGCGGGCCGACACCTTCGTCGCGGGCACACCGGAACCGCGTCACGACGAGGTGGTGTCGGCCGCGGTACGGCTGCACGAGGCGACGGCCAAGCTCGAGCGCCCGCGGTTTCTGACCCAGCCCCCGGTGGCCCCGTGGTCTGACGTCGACGTGTTCATCGCCGCCGACCGGGCCGCGTGGGAAGAGCGTCCGCTGCATTCCTTGCCGCCGGGAGCGCGGGTGTCGCCCGGCTCGGCGGACGGTCAGCGGTCGGTCGAGTTGATCGGTCAGCTGGCCGGGTTACGCAAGCCGACCAAGAGCCCCAGCCAACTGGTGCACGGAGACCTTTACGGCACAGTGCTTTTCGAAGGGACCGCCGCGCCGGGGATCACCGACATCACGCCGTACTGGCGACCGGCTTCGTGGGCGGCCGGGGTCGCTGTCGTCGACGCGTTGTCGTGGGGTGACGCCGACGACGGGCTCATCGAGCGATGGAGCCCGCTGCCGGAGTGGCCGCAGATGCTGTTGCGGGCGTTGATGTTCCGTCTCGCCGTCCACGCATTGCATCCGCGGTCCACGGCTGCGGCGTTCCCGGGTCTGGCGCGTACGGCTGCGTTGGTGCGCCTGGTCGTCTGA
- the moeZ gene encoding adenylyltransferase/sulfurtransferase MoeZ, which produces MSTPLPPLVEPAAELTREEVARYSRHLIIPDLGLDGQKRLKNAKVLVIGAGGLGSPALLYLAAAGVGTIGIVEFDVVDESNLQRQIIHGQSDIGRSKAESARDSIHEINPLVKVNLHEFRLEPDNAVELFEQYDLILDGTDNFATRYLVNDAAVLAGKPYVWGSIYRFEGQVSVFWEDAPNGLGLNYRDLYPEPPPPGMVPSCAEGGVLGILCASIASVMGTEAIKLITGIGEPLLGRLMVYDALDMTYRTIKIRKDPSTPKITELIDYEEFCGVVSDAAAEAAADSTITPRELREMMDSGKPLALIDVREPVEWDINHIEGAELIPKGAFETGEALAKLQVDRTPVFYCKTGVRSAEVLAIVKKAGFSDALHVQGGIVAWGKQLEPDMVMY; this is translated from the coding sequence GTGTCTACACCGTTGCCGCCGCTGGTAGAGCCGGCGGCAGAGTTGACGCGCGAGGAGGTCGCGCGCTACAGCCGTCACCTCATCATTCCGGACCTCGGTCTGGACGGGCAGAAGCGGCTCAAGAACGCCAAGGTGCTGGTCATCGGCGCCGGCGGGCTGGGTTCGCCTGCCCTGCTGTATCTGGCGGCTGCCGGGGTGGGCACCATCGGGATCGTCGAGTTCGACGTGGTCGACGAGTCCAATCTGCAGCGCCAGATCATTCACGGACAGTCGGACATCGGCCGGTCCAAGGCCGAGAGCGCACGCGACTCCATCCACGAGATCAACCCGCTCGTGAAGGTCAATCTGCACGAGTTCCGGCTGGAACCCGACAACGCCGTCGAGCTGTTCGAGCAGTACGACCTGATCCTCGACGGCACCGACAACTTCGCGACCCGCTACCTCGTCAACGACGCCGCCGTACTCGCGGGCAAGCCGTACGTCTGGGGCTCGATCTACCGGTTCGAGGGCCAGGTCTCGGTGTTCTGGGAGGACGCCCCGAACGGGCTGGGCCTGAACTACCGCGACCTGTATCCCGAGCCGCCACCACCGGGCATGGTGCCGTCCTGTGCGGAAGGCGGCGTGCTGGGCATTCTGTGCGCCTCCATCGCGTCCGTGATGGGCACCGAGGCCATCAAGCTGATCACCGGGATCGGGGAGCCGCTGCTGGGCCGCTTGATGGTCTACGACGCGCTCGATATGACGTATCGCACGATCAAGATCCGCAAGGATCCGTCGACGCCGAAGATCACCGAGCTCATCGACTACGAGGAGTTCTGCGGCGTGGTGTCCGATGCCGCGGCCGAGGCGGCCGCCGACTCGACCATCACCCCGCGCGAGCTGCGCGAGATGATGGACAGCGGCAAGCCGCTCGCCCTGATCGATGTGCGCGAGCCCGTCGAGTGGGACATCAATCACATCGAGGGCGCCGAGCTGATCCCCAAGGGCGCCTTCGAAACCGGTGAGGCGCTGGCCAAACTGCAGGTCGACCGGACCCCGGTGTTCTACTGCAAGACCGGCGTGCGCTCGGCCGAGGTGCTGGCCATCGTCAAGAAGGCCGGCTTCTCCGACGCGCTGCATGTGCAGGGCGGAATCGTCGCCTGGGGTAAGCAACTCGAACCCGACATGGTGATGTACTAA
- a CDS encoding ferritin-like fold-containing protein, translating to MTAPKSSAPLTASSEQVSSGVSADHPGVNELFALLAYGEVAAFYRLTDEARMAPNLRGRINMASMAAAEMQHYEVLRDALERRGVDVVPAMTKYASALENYHRLTTPSTWLEALVKTYVGDALAADFYLEIATALPAEVADVVRAVLSETGHSQFVVAEVQAAVTASEKQRHRLALWSRRLLGEAITQAQYVMADHDELVDLVMSSGEGLTQMTEFFDRLQRTHASRMQELGLA from the coding sequence ATGACCGCCCCCAAGTCTTCGGCGCCGCTGACGGCGTCTTCCGAGCAGGTGAGCTCGGGCGTGTCGGCCGACCATCCCGGCGTCAACGAGCTGTTCGCGTTGTTGGCGTACGGCGAGGTGGCGGCGTTCTATCGGCTGACCGACGAAGCTCGGATGGCGCCCAACCTGCGGGGCCGCATCAACATGGCCAGCATGGCCGCAGCGGAGATGCAGCATTACGAGGTGCTGCGCGACGCGCTGGAACGCCGCGGCGTCGACGTGGTGCCCGCGATGACGAAATACGCGTCGGCACTTGAGAATTACCATCGACTGACCACGCCCAGCACGTGGCTCGAGGCGCTCGTCAAGACCTACGTCGGCGATGCCTTGGCCGCCGACTTCTACCTCGAGATCGCCACCGCACTACCCGCCGAGGTCGCCGACGTCGTGCGTGCGGTGCTGTCGGAGACCGGTCACTCGCAGTTCGTCGTCGCCGAGGTGCAGGCCGCCGTGACGGCGAGCGAGAAGCAACGCCACCGGCTGGCCCTGTGGTCGCGCCGGTTGCTCGGTGAGGCGATCACGCAGGCGCAGTACGTCATGGCCGACCACGACGAACTCGTCGACCTCGTCATGTCGAGCGGCGAGGGCCTGACCCAGATGACCGAATTCTTCGATCGGCTGCAGCGCACCCACGCCTCCCGCATGCAGGAGCTGGGCCTGGCCTAG
- a CDS encoding MGMT family protein produces MAAVTDEQVETVRALVASIPPGRVSTYGDIAEAAGLSSPRIVGWIMRTDSSDLPWHRVIRASGRPAPHLTTEQLELLRAEGVLAQDGRIALRDVRHEF; encoded by the coding sequence ATGGCGGCCGTCACCGACGAACAGGTCGAAACGGTGCGCGCACTGGTCGCCTCGATCCCGCCCGGCCGAGTGTCGACGTATGGCGACATCGCGGAGGCGGCCGGTCTTTCCAGCCCGCGGATCGTCGGTTGGATCATGCGCACCGACTCGTCGGATCTACCCTGGCACCGGGTTATTCGCGCATCGGGTCGCCCCGCACCGCACCTGACCACCGAGCAGTTGGAGCTGCTGCGAGCCGAAGGGGTGTTGGCGCAGGACGGCCGAATCGCGTTGCGCGACGTACGCCACGAGTTCTGA